The DNA region cggcaaaaatagacccagcgccgaaactatcgctgcactgctgcttcagcgacgctcacgccttgctctgacgcgctgctgctgcgtgcggtatgaaagctctaaactTTTAACATGAATGCCGAAAaaacacgctctgctcacgctctgcttacgtgctgctgacgcttgcggtgtaaAACAGCCGTTACGCTCACGCGGGCGCGCCAGGAatgtctgtacaattacgtaatttatcggcttaaagatatcggcctaatttagacatcggatcgataatgataatcttaaaaatagcatttatcgacCGATAACAATATGGCCGCCattatattgtgcatccctaaaataaatcagtatactCTTTTCTATATAAAGATACCAACACAGTTATTAATAAACATCAAGCATAAAGATTTACTTTTATATTCGCTGTCTTGCAGTTTCCTCTAATTAAATCAAAGCTGTAACATACTCTTTGAGCATGTGTGTGGTTTTCCACACTAGCAATCATGCTGAGCACATTAAAGTACTCACAACAGCTCTTTATACTCCTCTGAGACTTACAGAAAGGGGAGAACGGCCAAGAGAGAGACTGTGTCTTCCACTGCCCACAGGGTTGGTCAGTTTGTCTGAATTCCCCACAGCAGCTCATATCTCACACAGTATGACCTCACACCgtcctacatacacacacaaacacacacttaaacaagTGAGCTAACGGTAAAGAATGGGACACAGTGCCCAAAGGGGACAAAACATTCTGCCCACAGTGTTGAATATGCCACAATGCAGTACTGTCTTCCACTTCCTCCCCCGTTCGGTTCAGTGTTTTTCATTTAATGGGGATTTCGCTGTGGCTTGGAGACAGAGATACACAATGCCATTTGTTTCTCACAGGAAAATGGATTAAAAGTAGCCTTGGTGTCACTGAATGCAGCAATCCATCAGAGCCTGGTTCACTGGTGTGAATGCACTGCCACCTACTGGATGAATGACACATTCAAGATAATGGTAGCTTACTCTGCTACTATGACCATTTTTGTCATGACTGTAATTGTCAAAAGCAAGTTTCCCCATTTGTTACCAAAATTAACTTTGTAAACTTGAATAATACcacaacaatcaaaacaaaaacttGTAACTACTCCATGTAGGCCTGTGAAAAATTGTAAATTGCCTTGGTCTTCATGGGCTGCCAGCAAACTTGTCTGCTTTGACCCTCAAACACTTAAGTCAATTGAGCTTGTCAATATCCTATTTTGAACATGAGATTGACGAGCCCATATGCTTTAACATGATGTTGATAAACAACTATAGTGTTTAAAGCACTTACTGAAAGACCATTGGTTTTCATTCTATGGTTCGTGGCCCTCCAGTGGGCCATAACGACAATGCAGGGAAGCATGCCAGACGTTAACATGATATtgttaatatgtaaaaatatctagtcacccAAAGTAAATTGTAACTATATGTtcactatttaatttttttgatttttttttatataaaattgcctattattattttttgcatagTGGAACTTTGCAGAACAAAACTTCAACATTTTTCTATTTGAGTAATGAAAAATGACTGAAGTACTACAGCCTAAAtttgattcccggctcgaggtcctttgatGATCCTTCATCTTTCTCTCTACGCCACTATCCtatcaattaaatatttatttttaaaacaatcgaGTAATGTGTCAATGTGGAaaaatttaaagtcatttataatATCACCAATTATGGATATGGATTCGTTTTCTCACTTCCTAAagtgaattaataaaaataaaacttcaaaATCTACAATACAAAGGAGTCTTTATGATGATTAGCATCACTATAAGCGCAAACATAGTGGTTCAATCAGAAGGTTACTTATGGTCATTATGAATGATAAACAAGAACCAAACAGtggaaaatttttaaatatataacataaatgtTCTGTAAATATTGTAGTCatgttttaatatacagttgaagtcagaattattagtccccctgtttgtttttccccaatttatgtttaacggagagaagattttttttcaacacatttttaaacataatagttttaataattaatttctaataactgatttattttatctttgtcatgatgatagtaaataatatttctctagatatttatcaagacacttcaatactgCTTAAAGGGAagtttaaaggcttatctaggttaattaggttaacaaggcaggttagggtaattaggcaatttattgtatgaagatggtttgttctgtagaccattgaaaaaatatatagcgtaaaggggctaataattttgaccttaaaatggatttaaaaaaaaaatgtgtttattccagccgaaataaaacaaataagactttctccagattaaaaattattatcagacatattgtgaaattttccttgctctgttaaacataatttgggaaatatttaaaaaagaaaaaaaaattaaaggagggctgatgtttttttgttgttgttgttgttgggaaCAACTGGTCATGGCAAAATATGTACTTCAGCAAGACTTTTGCACAAACTCATGCTATGATCACTGAAGCTCTGAAGGTGTATCTAAATGCAATGAATTGACTTAATTAACCTCGGTAGAAATGTGATTAGTTCATTTGACTAACAAAACATTACTTATactagacacaaacacacacttattttAAATACTCATACaagtattgtatttatttatttagataaataCCTCTTTCATATGGAAAAACAATAATCTGAAGATATTTGATGTAATCCATTTTCTGTGcatgacaaaaaatataaatatttttcatcACATTTTTCCCTTAATAGAATTCAGAGAAAATTAAAGTCAGATTGTCCCATGCAGGCCACTGGTGTGGCTCATAAGCCTTGCTCTGCTCCCACGGTTCTGGGCATTTTTATTACAGCTTTGAAAAGTTATGTCATTCAGCCCCCATAAAAAACATCCATTTTCCAAGAGCATGCGGGATGGATAATCTGAAGTTAGGCAAGACAAACAGATTTTTCTTACCAGTAGTGTAACACAAAGCAGACAGAAGAAAAAAGGATAGCGTTTAAAATTAGACTGATGTAGGCACAGCTTATAAGTATTGTTGATCACTAAAGAAGTCTGTATCATCTGCCTGATGCTAATAGTTCTCCAGATCATGTTTAAAGTTTCTACTAAACACATTGGAATTTTGCTGTTAATAATCACTCACTTTGGCTAACTTCAGTTGATGTAAatctgaaatataaataaatatacagtgcaagcagataaaaaaacatttgcttaTTATATGGTGGGTTACAGtcttactaaatttaatttaggTCGACTACTGTCCGTTATCTTGTGTTGCAGTTGCCTCTAGTACATTTTTTAGAATATATAACCCCTCATGGGGGCAGGTACGGGCCTGTACACGTGGGAAAGTGACATCAGTGCATACTctctatacagtatataaacaaaACCCTGAATTCCAAGTAAATTACATAATTTGGAATTACAAGAAAAGGCAAGTTTCTATCTTGCAATAAAGATTTATAATCCACAATTTTGACTAAAAAGTctgaattctgagtttacatttttgtaatttattaattaacaattttgagtttatttcaCAATTCTCAAAATTACAGATTACTTTTCAGTTTGGAGTAAGAAAAAAAAGgtaacaattacatttttgtttcataAAAAAGGTGAACCTTTGCTTTACTTTTGAAACAATAATCGCATCAAAAGGACCTCTACATGCCTTATGGACATATCAAGCTGAAGGACTTATCTTCACCCTAATCTTGACAAGAGTCTTCTTCCTTCCTCCATCAACAAAATCTCTCTTTACCCCAGTAGAAGGTCAAGCAGTCAATGCCTCCAGGTGTGTTCAAACTGACCATCTCTCATTTATGAGTGACATTTTGGCTGACAGATCCTGTTGATTTATCCTTCACAACATAAGATAAATAGCTCTTCATTGACAACTACAATATAGCAATCCAGGCCAGCTGTTTCATGTCTAGACTAAAGTAACCCCTTCTTTATTAAACTACCATCATCTAACAGTAAAAAGAGACATTTTATCAAAGGATCTGCATAGGAAGCAATGCAGGTGAGAGTCAGTGTTTAGTTACTCAATTTGTCTTATCTATTAATAGTGGCATAAATATTCAGAATTTAAATCTTCTATAGTCTATGTTTATCTATAGATCTCCTTATAATAAATCTTGCTAATATCACAAAATAAGTCTAAACAGTTTGGATTTCAATCATTTGTGAGAAGCACATTTGTTTACAATCAAACTTTTACTTTGGCATGAAACTGTTGTTGTTGCCACAAGCCACAACGATCATTAGTCTTATGGTGAGTTTGTAAGATATttttcaaatgtattattataaaactGTCAACTTTTTCTGTGGTGATTTGCATTAGATGCTCTTTAAGAACAGGTGAAACCAACTTGCATGACATacagttttataaaaaaatttgggcacccctcTGTGGCTGCATATTTATGTGCTCTTTTTTTCATAAGAGAAGATTACAGTCAAATGTCATTGGGCTTCTAGAGAAAGctagataatgtcatgttttttagACAGAAATACGCCATGTTGCAGtattgaaattgaattgaaacTGAAAAATAGACTATGCAAAAGTTTGGAAACCTTCCCCTCCAGtcagaaataaagttaaaaaaaataaaggccaCAGGAACAGTTCTTTTGAAGAAAAGATGTGCTAGACcaagaaaaatatctgaaaggCTAAGGCAAAGAATGGCTAGAATGGTCACAGACCACCTCCAAAGAGCTCCAGGAATATCTTGCTGCTAATAATGTCACTGTAAATCATTTCAGAGTTAACCACATTCTTCACAAAGAACAGCTCAATGGAAGGTAATGCAGAAGAAGCCTTTTCTGAGAAAGAAGTCATTTGAGGTATGCAAAGGCTCATCTAGACAAGCctgaatcattttggaaaaatatactgtgGACAGATGCCACAACcataggagtttttttttttttttttgcatggcagAAATAAAACACAGCATTCTAGAAGAACATGCTccctactgtaaaatatggtggaTAATCCATCATACAACcagtatcagcagattctgaagaacaatgttcaggattcagtcaagaggctgaagttacggcagggttggatgtttcagcaagacaatgacccaaagcacagttcCAAGAAATTCCTGCTCAGACATGATACAATGTTCTAAAATAGCCATCCTGGTCCCCAGACTTGAACATCATCGAAAACCTATGGATTGATTTGAAATGGGTAATTCATGCTTGGCACTCATCAAACCTGACTGAACTGGAGAAATTGTGCAAGGAAGAATGGCCCAAAATTGTATTCCAtgtgttgattaaataaatgttatgtcaaaactgaaatgttgctttttccATAGGGgataaaatatatccaaatggAATTTGCTGATTTGAAAGTCCAGCAGGTTATGGCTGGCATTTATAAAAATTATcatgggtgcccaaacttttgcataagacTGTAGATTCCCATTCTCTAAATGTAAAAATCAGTATCTAATAAATATTTCTGGATACTCAAAAGtaatagagaaaaaaatatatctggCTGATAAGATTATATGTGCATCTACTGTATCTAATGGACACTTTAGTATCCACTGAGGTCACAATTTACTGCTTGTGAATGGGTGTAAAGTGACAAAGCCAGTAAGTCAGATGACAGTAACCCCAAAAACATGGGGAAAGTAGTATGTCTGATTTTGATTCATACTACCCATATTTATACAATTTACAACATATTTTTACTGGTCACAGAGTAGTTATTATAATGTGAaacaaaaaatcaataataataaataagcaagAGAGCATGCTGTTTCCTGTTTCCAGAAAAGGTCAGAAGACGCCATCATTCAAAGAAGGAGGGCACCAAACCTGGAACACTTTGTTATACAGTATGGTTCAATATCTACTGCACAACTTTCAACACTTTCAAGTTGTTGGCAGACAATTTAGACGTAATGTTTATGCTATTCAAACCAAAATCTATCAGCTACATGATTAAGTAGTTAGTTTATGCTGTTTACTATTTAGCAGTAACAAATAACAGCTTTGTGTGAAACGTTCGCGTTACTAACATAGCAGCTTCAATACAGCAATGGATTGTGTTTAACTTACCGGTCTTAGAGAGGACAGAAGCAGGTGTTGAAATctgaaatacaatttttttttaccagttcACCACTTAGTATCAAgttaaacctttatttaaaacCTAAAATTCAATCAACTGACGGTGTTTATGAAAAACGTTATGAGGAAAAATCCTTTATTCGGTTGAAGCTGCCGTCTCCATGCCTTTTCCCGGCTGGATACAGAATGACCAATAGTATCACCAATAGGACGTGAGAGAAACTTTCATTGGTTGAAACAACGAAAGGGATACGCCCTACACTAAACGAATCAGTTGAGTGAACTATTCCGTGACTCACCCAAACAAAGTAATCTTTGCTCACTCATCCTGCATTACAAAATCACTCAACAAAGccgaaaaatactaaataaaaatagattttgttTGTAAAACTAATAAATAGTCCCTCCCCATTATTCAAAACATTTAGGTGTATTGATTTCCGTTTCGTATTTTACTACTAATCAAATTACCATGGTTATACTATGGTTAAAATTTAACAGAATACAGCTAACTTTCCATGTAATCTTCTTATTCCCTTTTTTGctttcaatgtttttttatttaaaaaaaaaaaacactatgtaGACACTAGGGCTACAATGTTGACTGAATACCTTCATttagaataaaaatgttaatttataatccaaaagtaaaaaaaaaaaaactatttgtatttTAGTTGTACACAACAGATTTCATGGAAATAGATTTTCTTAACTCTTCCATAATCTAAAAATCaacgattttttttattaagaaaatgttCAGGAGAATTAAATGTATTGTGTATCTCATTATTGTTCATTCACTTAATAGTTTAGTATCCctcataaaacaaacattttaatattagatCAAAAACATCCgtatgcaaaacatttttttatttgtcaaaccataatataatattacaaaatcaaCAATAGAAACATTAAATAGCACATGAAATTCAGCAACATTTTACATTAAACTGCAGTGTCATCAAAAATTccagaaaaaaagagagatatcaacttcaatatTAATCAGCAACGGACTGTGTCTTAATGTGACAATCCTGAAGTGTGTAGAGGAGTAACGCAGGTGCACACAGATGACAGCTAGCTTGAACCCTACAGCATGAAGAAGCCACAGCTGCCCTACAAGAAACACAGTTGTCTTCTCACAAATCAACTAAAaagttacaaaataaaagaatgaaaagagcAAGTGTTTTGTGCATCCAAGTGAAAATGGAAGACAAGAAATTCTCTGTATCTGGTGGTGTGTGTTGGTGAGAGAGAGTGATATAAGGCAGCTGCAGGGTCAAAGAACCTCTCTGTGTCGTAAACCATGAGCAGACACATACTGATGACCTCACAGTTTGTCACTCCAGCAACAAGGTCACCAAGAACAATCATActtgcacacaaacacagaaacctaaagccaacacaaaatacaaattcaaggaaaaaaatgtacaaaaatagcACTCAcacctgacaaacacacacacgcatcagtGCAAAAAACGCAACAGTGCCGATGTGAATCACAGCTTACACTTTCACATCATTTCCCAAAATCTCGCGGACGTCCTATGAAATAAAAGTCTGGATGGAGAAGTTCAAGTTTAACGGCAACTGCAAGACCAAGTTCTTCAGTAAACAATGCTCGAATATCCAGTACGCTTTTAGTCCAATCAGCTACAGACAACATTTTattaagtgttttgtttttagcttTAGCATTTGGCTAACAAACACAAAATGTACAACCAACCAAACACTGCTTCTTCTGTATTCCTGTGGCGCAGAACACATGTCCAGAGAAGAATACAATTCAGTGCTTTAGCATTTCATAAATGTGAAAACAAACTTCATCACGGGACATGCCAATATTGGTCATTGTTCAGTGTTTGGAGGAAACTGAGGAGGCTTATTGTCGTACTCTGGTGGAGGTGTGAGAGGTTCAATAGTGAACACGTTGCTCTGTTGTATATCACTTAAGCTTTTTCTTCTTAGGTTGTCGGATTTAATGCGCCTAATTTTGAGTGGAATTAGTTTGCGACCAGGACGGCTGTTTCTGCGGGGTCCTGCTCCAGTGCTGGGATCGATTTGGGATGAAGATCTGCGAGCTTGACTGGAGGTATCTCCTAAGTTGTTTTGGCCTTCTTCAAGCTCTTCGTAGGCTGGCAGCTGAGTGATGCTGTTGTGGCGCTCAGAGGTCTGACTGATGGGATACTGACCACTTGTAACCACCTCCTCGTAAGTGGGGACTGTGTAGCTATGAGCTAGTTGATCCATCCTAGACATATAAACACATGCATGTTTACAATTATACTTAGAGTATTACGCTTAATATACACCATTATTCAAGCATTTGAGGTCAGATATATGAAAAGcaacaaagacatttttataaaaaaaaaaaatcaagggaaAAAAAGTAGCAATACTATTTTCCAAGACTGACGACATTACGGAATGTGTCTTGAGCATCAGATCAGCATATACGCttgttaggttttttttttcaacaacacAGGGGAGCCATATTGTAAAAACAACAGTTCTAGCACTTCTGGAACTGCTTCTGCCTTGGTGACCTTCAGGACGTTGAACCTCACGGTCTTGCTAAGAGTTTGCCATTCTCCAACCGTAACGATGTCACCTACAGTCACATCCCTGAAGCATGGGGAGAGGTGGACAGACATGTTCTTATGTCTCTTCTCAAAACGGTTGTACTTGCGGATGTAATGCAAGTTGTCCCGTCTGATGACGATGGTCCTTTGCATCTTCATCTTGGTCACCACACCGGAGAGAATCCAGCCTCTGATGGACACGTTTCCAGTGAAGGGGCATTTCTTGTCAATATAAGTGCCATCAATAGCTTCTCTGGGGTTTTTGAAGCCCAATCCGACGTTTCTGTGATAACGAGGGAGCTTTTCTTTGCCACTTCCTTCAACTGCCAGAACCCCTTTTTTGTTCTGGAAGATGGTGGGCTGTTTCTGATAATCCCTCACGTTCTGAGTAACCGCCATCTTTGCCAGCCAAGTCGTAAAgagctatccgcttgttaagtatgACATTAAACAAAGttgcttccgggtccaagcgctacATCAAGCtatatggggagactcaacaaatggtaacaAAGCGACGTAATACACAATTGAAAATcacaattgtaatatatatatatatatatatatatatatatatatatatatatatatatatatatatatatatatatatatatatatatatatatatatatatatatatatatatatattggtgtctgtgatgttGTAAGGCCGATCTGTTGTTTACACCATGATTTCACATAAGATTCACTTTGAtctgtgatatgactaaaaagtggtcactACAAAAATTCCGGCATCAGTGAGTATTTGAAATTATAAACCGATCTAATACTATGTTTTTAAATGAGACACATGCTCGCTAGCATTGCTTAACACTGCAAACCCAGAGTCAGTTCTTCGCTGTTCAAAATGCAAACAAAGGAAGCTGTGCTTTGTTGCCACAACAACCACTGTTGTTAGAACAGCGAAGAAGAAGAGGGTGATGCACTATTTCatttttgtatttctttattttatgtaCAAATTTTTATACAATTATACTGTAAAACttgaatggatttttttttagtttagtgtttTATTCTTGGCTGAAATTGCTTCAGTAAAGTACAGTAAATAATACTACTGTAAAATGATCATTCCTcaattctcttttcggcttagtccctttattaatctggggttgccacagtggaatgaaccatcaacttatcaatcatgttttacgcagcggatgcccatcactgggaaaattctatacacactcatacactacggtcaattttagcatacccaattcacctatagcgcatgtctttggacttttgggggaaacaagagcacccggagggaacccatgtgaacacgtgcagagaacatgcaaactccacacagaaatgtcaactgaccctgccgaggctcgaaccagcatccttcttgctgtgaggcaatggcactacccactgtgccaccatgtcggCCTACTGAAGAATGTCTAATAACAAAATATCACATAAAAACACTCTAGTTAActgtatgtgttttattaatggatAAGTCTGAAGCAGACCATAAATTAATTCTGGGTTATAAATTTATACAGGGTTAGTAGTATACATAACTGTTTCTACAGATACACTTCAGTACTCGGTATCGGGAAAGGAAAAAGGGTATCAGAACATCCAtacttcttaaaaaaaatatcttgccAAACCCAtattttaaacataagtaataataatgTTCAAGTGAAAAAAGGTAATAAAAATAGACActtaacatttaaaattaatgacTCCTAAAgtcaggcagcatggtggctcagtggttagcactgtcgcctcatagcaagaaggtctctggtttaagtcctggctgggtcagttggaatttctgtgtggagtttgcatgttctcctagtgttcgtgtgggtttcctctgggtgggcCTCTCTCCCAGAGACATGcactatagttgaattgaattaattaaattggcctttgtgtatgtgtgggcgaatgtgagagtgtatgggtgtttcccactactgggttgcagctggaaagacacccgctgtgtaaaatatgtgctggatatgtTGATGGATATgcacattccgctgtggcgacccctgatcaatagggagactaagctgaaggaaattgaatgactAAAGTCACACACACGCAAAATCTATGTTtttaacatatacagttgaagtcagaattatgagccccccggttatttttccccccaattttttgtttaatggagagaagatatttttccaacacatttctaaacataatagttttaataactcatctctaataactaatttattttatctttgccaggatgataatacataatatttaactagatatttatcaagacacttccatacagtttaaagtgacatttaaaggcttaactaggttaattaggctaactgggctggttggggtaattaggcaagttattgtataaagatggtttgttctgtagactataaaaaaaattcctcaaaggggctaatagtttttaccttaaaatggctttaaaaaaataaaaactgcttttattctagccgaaataaaaacaaataagactttctccagatgaaaaaatattatcagacatactgtgaaaatttccttgctctgttcaacatcattttaaAAGAATTATAGAACAGGGGGTGctaataaataattctgactacaactatatatatatatatatatatatatatatatatatatatatatatatatatatatatatatatatatatatatatatatatatatatatatatatatatatatatacacacacatacacacacacacacacacacactcacaaatacatacatacatacatacatacatacatacatacatacatacatacatacatacagttgaagtcagaattattagcccgcctatgatttttttaattattattttttattattttcccgaattatgtttaacagagcagcagagaatttttacagtatgtctgataatattttttcttctggagaaagtcttatttgttttatttcaactaggataaaacagcttttcatttttaaacaccattttaaagacaaaattattagcccctttgggctattttttttcgatagtctacaaaacaaaatattgtcatacaataatttgcctaattaccctaacctgccaagttgacctaattaacctagataagcctttaaatgtcactttaagctgtatagaagtgtcttgaaaaatatctagtcgaatattatttacctgtgatatatttatattatttatcatgGCAACAATAAACatgtatacatgtatacacaATTGTTTGGAAGTTACCACAAGTTATTTTACATTCTGAGCCAACCAtgacaaataatatattttaagagACTCGCTGACACAGCCATGAGAGTCTGCAGGTGTCACTCTATGATATCATTTCCTGCCATTTTCTCCTGCATGTTTGTTGGACCTTATAACACCGTTTGGAAGACAATTGTTCTCCAAATATAAATAGGTAGAAGTGTTGTTAAAGCCAAAACGTTTTGTTCAGTTTTCTTAGGAACAAAGACACAATCATTTAAAGACATAATTACCATACTGATAAAcatatggatttaaaaaaaactatattttcatTATTCCGATTGGGAaatctttaatataatataatataatataatataatataatataatataatataatataatataatattaaatttaattaaaatataatgtaatgtaatgaaatacgataaaatatattacaataaaatataatatgattaaatataaaacaatataataatcaaatctaaaaaaatgcattcaaatcACTAAATGTATAAATagcattttagaaaaaaacaacaacaacaacaaaaagattcACATCATTGTCCCTTACAACATGACAAAGTGTAC from Danio rerio strain Tuebingen ecotype United States chromosome 8, GRCz12tu, whole genome shotgun sequence includes:
- the tmem51a gene encoding transmembrane protein 51a isoform X1 produces the protein MVRFGNMSYSDQTPPNPRRPNGSNSGAQYATAALGVGLIALGIVMIVWSVVPAASGGNSSKPGMNSGQVRETSSVAFVLVGGGVALLLLSVCLSVRNKQRAARGQEAGSTPSNTQEEGATMDQLAHSYTVPTYEEVVTSGQYPISQTSERHNSITQLPAYEELEEGQNNLGDTSSQARRSSSQIDPSTGAGPRRNSRPGRKLIPLKIRRIKSDNLRRKSLSDIQQSNVFTIEPLTPPPEYDNKPPQFPPNTEQ
- the rps11b gene encoding small ribosomal subunit protein uS17, with protein sequence MAVTQNVRDYQKQPTIFQNKKGVLAVEGSGKEKLPRYHRNVGLGFKNPREAIDGTYIDKKCPFTGNVSIRGWILSGVVTKMKMQRTIVIRRDNLHYIRKYNRFEKRHKNMSVHLSPCFRDVTVGDIVTVGEWQTLSKTVRFNVLKVTKAEAVPEVLELLFLQYGSPVLLKKKT